One segment of Panthera leo isolate Ple1 chromosome A3, P.leo_Ple1_pat1.1, whole genome shotgun sequence DNA contains the following:
- the PRELID3B gene encoding PRELI domain containing protein 3B isoform X2, which yields MKIWTSEHVFDHPWETVTTAAMQKYPNPMNPSVVGVDVLDRHIDPSGKLHSHRLLSTEWGLPSIVKSLIGAARTKTYVQEHSVVDPVDRTMELKSTNISFTNMVSVDERLIYKPHPQDPGKTVLTQEAIITVKGVSLSSYLEGLMASTISSNANKGREAMEWVIHKLNAEIEELAASARGSIRTPMAAAAFVEK from the exons ATGAAGATCTGGACTTCAGAGCACGTCTTTGA CCACCCTTGGGAAACCGTTACAACAGCTGCAATGCAGAAATACCCAAACCCTATGAACCCGAGTGTGGTTGGGGTGGACGTACTGGACAGACATATAGATCCCTCTGGAAAGTTGCACAGCCATAGACTTCTCAGCACAGAGTGGGGACTGCCTTCCATTGTGAAATCT CTTATTGGTGCAGCAAGAACAAAAACGTACGTGCAAGAACATTCTGTAGTTGATCCCGTAGACAGAACAATGGAACTTAAATCTACTAAT atttcatttacaaatatgGTTTCAGTAGATGAGAGActtatatacaaaccacatcctCAGGACCCAGGAAA AACTGTTTTGACTCAAGAAGCCATAATCACCGTGAAAGGAGTCAGTCTCAGCAGTTACCTTGAAGGACTGATGGCGAGTACGATATCTTCAAATGCTAATAAA ggccgAGAAGCGATGGAATGGGTAATACATAAGTTAAATGCCGAGATCGAAGAATTGGCGGCTTCGGCGAGAGGGAGCATAAGGACACCGATGGCAGCGGCGGCATTTGTAGAGAAGTGA
- the TUBB1 gene encoding tubulin beta-1 chain, translating to MREIVHIQIGQCGNQIGAKFWEVIGKEHGIDAAGGYFGDCALQLERISVYYNEAHGGKYVPRALLVDLEPGTMDSIRSGQLGALFHPDGFIYGNSGAGNNWAKGHYTEGAELAESVLDAVRSASEACDCLQGFQLVHSLGGGTGAGMGTLLLSRIREDFPDRILNAFSVLPSPKVSDTVVEPYNAVLSLRQLARHADACFCIDNEALYDICFRTLKLAAPSYGDLNHLVSLTMSGVTTSLRFPGQLNADLRKLAVNMVPFPRLHFFTPGFAPLTSRDGRQYRALTVAELTQQVFDARNAMAACDPRRGRYLTVACFFRGRMSTKEVDEQMLAVQTRHSACFVDWIPNNVKVAVCDIPPPGLGMAATFVGNSTAVQELFGRVSEHFSAMFRRRAFVHWYTCEGMDVGEFAEAESDIHDLVSEYQQLQDARAVPEEDGDVVGEAEMEPEDGPRAPGGAV from the exons TTCTGGGAGGTGATTGGCAAGGAGCATGGGATCGACGCGGCGGGGGGCTACTTTGGTGACTGTGCCTTGCAGCTGGAGAGGATCAGCGTGTACTACAACGAGGCCCACG GTGGGAAGTACGTGCCGCGGGCCCTGCTGGTGGATCTGGAGCCGGGGACGATGGACAGCATCCGCTCCGGCCAACTGGGAGCCCTCTTTCACCCGGACGGCTTCATCTACG GTAACTCTGGGGCCGGCAACAACTGGGCCAAGGGCCACTACACGGAGGGCGCCGAGCTGGCCGAGAGCGTGCTGGACGCCGTGCGCAGCGCCAGCGAGGCCTGCGACTGCCTGCAAGGCTTCCAGCTGGTGCACTCGCTGGGCGGCGGCACGGGCGCGGGCATGGGCACGCTGCTGCTGAGCCGGATCCGCGAGGACTTCCCCGACCGCATCCTGAACGCCTTCAGCGTCCTGCCGTCGCCCAAGGTGTCGGACACGGTGGTGGAGCCCTACAACGCCGTGCTGTCCCTGCGGCAGCTGGCGCGGCACGCCGACGCCTGCTTCTGCATCGACAACGAGGCCCTGTACGACATCTGCTTCCGCACGCTCAAGCTGGCCGCGCCCAGCTACGGCGACCTCAACCACCTGGTGTCCCTGACCATGAGCGGCGTCACCACGTCCCTGCGCTTCCCGGGCCAGCTCAACGCCGACCTGCGCAAGCTGGCCGTGAACATGGTGCCCTTCCCGCGCCTGCACTTTTTCACGCCCGGCTTCGCGCCGCTCACCAGCCGCGACGGCCGCCAGTACCGCGCGCTCACGGTGGCGGAGCTCACGCAGCAGGTGTTCGACGCGCGCAACGCCATGGCCGCCTGCGACCCGCGCCGCGGCCGCTACCTGACGGTGGCCTGCTTCTTCCGCGGGCGCATGTCCACCAAGGAAGTGGACGAGCAGATGCTCGCCGTGCAGACGCGCCACAGCGCCTGCTTCGTGGACTGGATCCCCAACAACGTCAAGGTGGCCGTCTGCGACATCCCGCCGCCGGGGCTCGGCATGGCCGCCACCTTCGTGGGCAACAGCACGGCGGTGCAGGAGCTGTTCGGCCGCGTGTCCGAGCACTTCTCGGCCATGTTCCGGAGGAGGGCGTTCGTGCACTGGTACACCTGCGAGGGCATGGACGTCGGCGAGTTTGCCGAGGCCGAGAGCGACATCCACGACCTGGTGTCCGAGTACCAGCAGCTTCAAGACGCCAGAGCGGTTCCCGAGGAAGACGGAGACGTCgtgggggaggcagagatggAACCGGAAGACGGGCCCCGGGCACCTGGCGGGGCCGTGTGA
- the PRELID3B gene encoding PRELI domain containing protein 3B isoform X1: MKIWTSEHVFDHPWETVTTAAMQKYPNPMNPSVVGVDVLDRHIDPSGKLHSHRLLSTEWGLPSIVKSLIGAARTKTYVQEHSVVDPVDRTMELKSTNISFTNMVSVDERLIYKPHPQDPGKTVLTQEAIITVKGVSLSSYLEGLMASTISSNANKGREAMEWVIHKLNAEIEELAASARGSIRTPMAAAAFVEKLDLPAAGPRTGPTLRRPRDLARLAHSRDIMVAYWRQAGLSYIRYSQICAKAVRDALKTEFKANAEKTSGSTVKIVKVKKE; this comes from the exons ATGAAGATCTGGACTTCAGAGCACGTCTTTGA CCACCCTTGGGAAACCGTTACAACAGCTGCAATGCAGAAATACCCAAACCCTATGAACCCGAGTGTGGTTGGGGTGGACGTACTGGACAGACATATAGATCCCTCTGGAAAGTTGCACAGCCATAGACTTCTCAGCACAGAGTGGGGACTGCCTTCCATTGTGAAATCT CTTATTGGTGCAGCAAGAACAAAAACGTACGTGCAAGAACATTCTGTAGTTGATCCCGTAGACAGAACAATGGAACTTAAATCTACTAAT atttcatttacaaatatgGTTTCAGTAGATGAGAGActtatatacaaaccacatcctCAGGACCCAGGAAA AACTGTTTTGACTCAAGAAGCCATAATCACCGTGAAAGGAGTCAGTCTCAGCAGTTACCTTGAAGGACTGATGGCGAGTACGATATCTTCAAATGCTAATAAA ggccgAGAAGCGATGGAATGGGTAATACATAAGTTAAATGCCGAGATCGAAGAATTGGCGGCTTCGGCGAGAGGGAGCATAAGGACACCGATGGCAGCGGCGGCATTTGTAGAGAA GCTTGACCTTCCTGCAGCTGGGCCGCGCACCGGGCCGACATTGAGGCGTCCTCGCGATTTGGCCCGACTCGCCCACTCTCGCGACATCATGGTGGCGTACTGGCGACAGGCCGGACTCAG CTACATCCGATACTCCCAGATTTGTGCAAAAGCAGTGAGAGATGCGCtgaagacagaattcaaagcaaatgCCGAGAAGACTTCTGGCAGCACCGTAAAAATTGTGAAAGTGAAGAAGGAGTAA